CGCCCGGGACGCCGAACGCAGGCTGCCGCGCGAGGAGTTGGACCGCCTCTCCGCCTCCGGACTGCTCGCCGTCACCGTCCCCGCCGAGCACGGCGGGGCGGACGTGAGCGCGCCGACCCTCGCCGAGATCTTCCGCCTGCTCGCCGCCGCCGACGCGAGCCTGGCCCAGATCCCGCAGAGCCACTTCGCCTACGTCAATGTGATCCGCCGTCAGGGCACCGACGAGCAGCGGAAGTTCTTCTTCGCCGAACTGCTCGCCGGCCGCCGCTTCGGCAACGCCCAGTCCGAGGCGGGCACCAAGCACGTCCAGGACATCCGCACCCGTCTGCACCCCCGACCCGACGGCTCCTACCGCCTCGACGGCGTCAAGCACTACTCCACCGGCGCCCTGTTCGCCGACTGGATCCCGGTGCTGGCCCGCGCCGACGACGACAAGCTGCACGTCGCCTACGTCCCGCGGGACACACCCGGCGTCACGGTCGTCGACGACTGGGACGGACTCGGTCAGCGTACGACGGCCAGCGGCACCGTCCGCCTCGACGGCGTCGAGGTCCCTGCCGACCGGGTCCTCCCGCACCACCTCACCTTCGAAGGCCCGCAACTGCACGGCGCGGTCGCCCAGTTGCTGCACGCCGCCATCGACGCCGGGATCGCCGCGGCGGCGCTCGCGGAGGCGGCGGAATTCGTCCGGACGAAGAGCCGCCCGTGGTTCGAGAGCGGGGTCGAGACCGCCGCCGAGGATCCACTGCTGATCCAGCGCTTCGGTGAACTGGCCGTCGAGGTAAGGGCGTCGGATGCGCTGCTGCGGGAAGCCGCCCGCACGGTCGACCGTGCGCAGGCCGACCTGACCGACGACTCGGCGGCGGAGGCGTCCATCGCGGTCGCGGCCGCCAAGGTGTCGGCGGCCCGGGCGGCGGTGGACGTGGCGAGCGCCCTCTTCGAGGTCTCCGGTACGCGCGCGGCCCTCAAGTCGCTGAACCTGGACCGGCATTGGCGTGACGCCCGGACCCACACCCTGCACGACCCGACCCGCTGGAAGATCCAGCACATCGGCCGGTATGTCCTGGGCGGCACCCGGCCACCCCGTCACGGACTGCTCTAGCGGCACCTTCCAGAGATCGGAGACCCCCACGTGTCCCTCACCTTCCACTGGTTCCTGCCCACCAACGGCGACAGCCGCCATGTCGTGGGCGGAGGTCACGGCACCCCCGCCACCGTCTCCGGACGGGACCGGCCGCCGACGGTCGCCTACCTGAGCCAGATCGGCCGCGCGGCCGAGGACCTGGGGTTCGTGGGCGCGCTCACCCCCACGGGCGCCTGGTGCGAGGACGCCTGGCTGACCACCGCCATGGTCAGCCAGAACACCGAGCGGCTGAAGTTCCTGGTCGCCTTCCGGCCCGGCTTCGTCTCGCCGACGCTCGCCGCCCAGATGGCCTCCACCTTCCAGCGCCAGTCCGGCGGACGGCTCCTGCTCAACGTGGTCACCGGCGGCGAGAGCCACGAGCAGCGGGCCTACGGGGACTTCCTCGACAAGGACGCGCGCTACCGCCGTACCGGAGAATTCCTGGAAGTGGTACGGGGGTTGTGGGAGGGCAAGACCGTCGACCTGAACGGCGAGCACCTCCAGGTCGAGGACGCAAAGCTGGCCCGGGTGCCCGACCCGGTGCCCGAGGTGTACTTCGGCGGGTCCTCGCCGATCGCGGGGGAGGTCGCCGCCAAGTACGTCGACGTGTACCTCACCTGGGGCGAGCCGCCCGCGCAGGTCGCCGAGAAGATCGCCTGGATCCGGGGCCTCGCGGCCAAGCAGGGCCGCACCCTGCGCTTCGGGATCCGGCTGCACGTCATCACCCGCGACACCTCCGAGCAGGCCTGGGCCGAGGCGAACCGTCTCCTCGCGGGCTTCGACCCCGAGACCGTCCGGTCGGTGCAGGCAGGGCTCGCCCGCAGCGAGTCCGAGGGGCAGCAGCGGATGCTCGCCCTGCACGGCGGCGGTGAGCGCGACCGTCTGGAGATCCACCCCAACCTGTGGGCCGGCATCGGTCTGGTGCGCGGCGGGGCGGGCACCGCGCTGGTCGGCAGCCACGACGAGGTCGCCGAGCGGATCAAGGAGTACCACGCCCTGGGCATCGACGAGTTCGTGCTCTCCGGCTACCCGCATCTGGAGGAGGCGTACTGGTTCGGCGAGGGTGTGCTGCCGCGGCTGGCGGCGCAGGGGCTGTGGCAACATCCTGTCGGTGAGCGTTCCGTCTCCTCGGCGCAGGTGCCGTTCGCGAGCTGAACGGTCGGGGTGTCCGTCGGGTGCGGGTGATGCGTGGCGGGCCGCGCGGTTCCCTGACGGGGCGTTCCAAGCCGACGGAGAGGACATGTGCCCGTGAGCGAGTGGTCGTTGACCAGGACCTTCCGCAGCAGCTCCGGGGAGGTCCGCTGGGACAGCCTCGGGGACCCCGACCTCGATCCGGTCGTCCTCCTGCACGGCACGCCCTTCTCCTCGTACGTCTGGCGTGCCGTCGCCCGCGCCCTGGCCCGCCGCCACCACGTGTTCGTGTGGGACATGCCCGGCTACGGGGCCTCGGAGATGTCCGACGGCCAGGACGTCTCCCTGGCGGCCCAGGGCAGGGTCTTCACCGAGCTGCTCGCGCACTGGGGCCTGGCCGAACCCCGGGTGGTGGCCCACGACTTCGGCGGTGCGGTGGCGCTGCGGGCCCAT
Above is a window of Streptomyces griseorubiginosus DNA encoding:
- a CDS encoding SfnB family sulfur acquisition oxidoreductase; translated protein: MAAHVIADDAEALAVAASLADEFRAGAAARDAERRLPREELDRLSASGLLAVTVPAEHGGADVSAPTLAEIFRLLAAADASLAQIPQSHFAYVNVIRRQGTDEQRKFFFAELLAGRRFGNAQSEAGTKHVQDIRTRLHPRPDGSYRLDGVKHYSTGALFADWIPVLARADDDKLHVAYVPRDTPGVTVVDDWDGLGQRTTASGTVRLDGVEVPADRVLPHHLTFEGPQLHGAVAQLLHAAIDAGIAAAALAEAAEFVRTKSRPWFESGVETAAEDPLLIQRFGELAVEVRASDALLREAARTVDRAQADLTDDSAAEASIAVAAAKVSAARAAVDVASALFEVSGTRAALKSLNLDRHWRDARTHTLHDPTRWKIQHIGRYVLGGTRPPRHGLL
- a CDS encoding LLM class flavin-dependent oxidoreductase, whose protein sequence is MSLTFHWFLPTNGDSRHVVGGGHGTPATVSGRDRPPTVAYLSQIGRAAEDLGFVGALTPTGAWCEDAWLTTAMVSQNTERLKFLVAFRPGFVSPTLAAQMASTFQRQSGGRLLLNVVTGGESHEQRAYGDFLDKDARYRRTGEFLEVVRGLWEGKTVDLNGEHLQVEDAKLARVPDPVPEVYFGGSSPIAGEVAAKYVDVYLTWGEPPAQVAEKIAWIRGLAAKQGRTLRFGIRLHVITRDTSEQAWAEANRLLAGFDPETVRSVQAGLARSESEGQQRMLALHGGGERDRLEIHPNLWAGIGLVRGGAGTALVGSHDEVAERIKEYHALGIDEFVLSGYPHLEEAYWFGEGVLPRLAAQGLWQHPVGERSVSSAQVPFAS